One genomic window of Leptospira paudalimensis includes the following:
- a CDS encoding tetratricopeptide repeat protein, producing MESVRKYLSLVLSFLIFQTTVFAIDSDAMKEGKKAFSKKAYGEAIKKFTKHADSHPQDGEAYMYLGYIYEYKKDYPKSIQNFRRAADLDLDKDQRKTVLLKLALFFNYHQDWNLSATYASRYLKYDPKNEEVQKIYNRAVGNKGNPSSTTHTYTQHTKIEPKHPEIKNTENKKDQVKKPDESIEDKETTKPSESYEQILANQPHLEDVRWDYVLALFEEKKYDKAESNLNILIEKNPTRSRYHYKMGIIKLRLDDPKSAIDSFEKAKKNPFSKDTNVFLYYVFLNEGIAYQKLAEIEKAELSFQEAFRQVQKDTPLLALARLYEQKSDWEKCIQSSDKALSFNPNQIESHMFRFVCMFEAGNKTKKFETSFAKYSEFIKIKFPDLSQTPEKFQVGFLKLARKYTENNAFDTAESYFAVLEKDQTISNGREYIFYRGRNYFYGGKVDLAIPYLQKTNGSSAAHYLLARCFAKKNDITKTKEQFQMAADLKPEYWTSANLEKDFKEVWKEQSFREFINTKGGKVSGANLSTPGSN from the coding sequence TTGGAATCCGTGCGGAAATATCTTTCCTTAGTTCTCAGTTTTCTCATCTTTCAAACTACAGTCTTCGCTATAGACAGCGATGCAATGAAAGAAGGTAAAAAGGCTTTTTCTAAAAAAGCTTATGGCGAAGCCATTAAAAAATTTACCAAACATGCCGACTCACACCCGCAAGACGGTGAAGCTTACATGTATTTAGGATATATCTATGAATACAAAAAAGATTATCCGAAATCCATTCAAAATTTTCGAAGAGCTGCTGATTTGGATTTGGACAAAGACCAAAGAAAAACAGTACTTCTAAAATTAGCTTTGTTTTTTAATTACCACCAAGATTGGAATTTATCAGCCACGTATGCATCACGTTACCTAAAGTATGATCCTAAAAATGAAGAAGTTCAAAAAATTTATAACCGTGCTGTAGGAAATAAAGGAAATCCTTCTTCCACAACACATACATACACACAACATACAAAAATTGAACCCAAACATCCAGAAATCAAAAATACGGAAAACAAAAAAGACCAAGTTAAAAAACCAGACGAAAGTATTGAAGATAAAGAAACTACCAAACCTAGTGAATCTTACGAACAAATTTTAGCAAACCAACCTCATTTAGAAGATGTACGTTGGGATTATGTTTTAGCATTATTTGAAGAAAAAAAATACGATAAAGCAGAATCGAATCTAAACATATTAATCGAAAAAAATCCAACACGTTCGAGATACCATTACAAAATGGGTATCATTAAGTTAAGATTAGATGATCCTAAATCTGCCATTGATTCTTTTGAAAAAGCTAAAAAAAATCCATTCTCAAAAGATACTAATGTGTTTTTATATTATGTATTTCTAAATGAAGGGATAGCTTATCAAAAATTAGCAGAAATTGAAAAAGCAGAATTATCCTTTCAGGAAGCTTTCAGACAAGTTCAAAAAGACACTCCACTACTTGCACTGGCAAGGTTATACGAACAAAAATCTGATTGGGAAAAATGTATCCAATCATCCGATAAAGCACTTTCCTTTAATCCCAATCAAATTGAATCCCATATGTTTCGTTTTGTTTGTATGTTTGAAGCTGGTAATAAGACTAAAAAATTTGAAACTAGTTTCGCAAAATATTCTGAATTCATTAAAATTAAATTTCCAGATTTATCGCAAACACCTGAAAAATTTCAAGTAGGGTTTTTAAAATTAGCGCGAAAATATACGGAAAACAATGCTTTTGATACAGCCGAAAGTTATTTTGCCGTTTTGGAAAAAGACCAAACTATTTCCAATGGAAGGGAATACATTTTTTATAGAGGAAGGAATTATTTTTACGGTGGGAAAGTTGATTTAGCAATTCCTTACCTGCAAAAAACAAATGGTTCCTCTGCAGCTCACTATCTCTTGGCACGTTGTTTTGCGAAAAAAAATGACATCACCAAAACCAAAGAACAGTTTCAGATGGCAGCGGATTTAAAACCTGAATATTGGACATCTGCAAATTTAGAAAAAGATTTCAAAGAAGTTTGGAAGGAACAATCGTTCCGTGAATTTATCAACACAAAAGGTGGAAAGGTATCAGGAGCGAATCTTTCCACTCCTGGATCAAATTAA
- a CDS encoding type I 3-dehydroquinate dehydratase yields MPDSYKIIASVGEDELRHLQKKDVKDVDVIEVRLDLFSRNYIQKEMKKKIKALGLPVLFTYRRAEDSSVRSYVKLFPEDVEGIIKDFNDNANYLDIELNREDTIFRNYETLNYRIIYSYHSFKKSILANEMNQFIAKSKPVKKKNPIYKFAITPENIEETADFLNDIKLLSKTQTMIGICMGELGIISRVFGDKFNSSFTYMTLGEPKAPGQISVDTFKKLRADLFKSPHSAKESKEE; encoded by the coding sequence ATGCCAGATTCTTATAAAATCATAGCTTCTGTCGGTGAGGATGAATTACGGCACCTTCAAAAAAAAGATGTAAAAGATGTAGATGTCATCGAAGTGAGATTGGATTTATTCTCTAGAAATTACATCCAAAAAGAAATGAAAAAGAAAATCAAAGCACTTGGTTTACCAGTGCTTTTTACATATAGAAGAGCCGAAGACAGTAGTGTTCGATCTTATGTGAAATTATTCCCTGAAGATGTGGAAGGCATCATTAAAGATTTTAATGACAATGCCAATTATTTGGATATCGAACTGAATAGAGAAGATACAATTTTTCGAAATTATGAAACCTTAAACTATCGAATCATTTATTCTTACCATTCTTTTAAAAAATCAATTTTGGCAAATGAAATGAACCAATTCATTGCAAAATCAAAACCGGTCAAAAAAAAGAATCCTATTTATAAGTTTGCAATCACACCCGAAAACATCGAAGAAACTGCTGACTTTTTAAATGATATCAAACTTTTATCAAAAACTCAAACAATGATTGGTATTTGTATGGGTGAACTTGGAATTATTTCAAGAGTATTTGGTGATAAGTTTAATTCATCATTCACTTATATGACATTAGGTGAACCAAAGGCACCTGGTCAAATTTCAGTCGATACTTTTAAAAAACTCCGTGCGGACCTTTTCAAAAGCCCACATTCAGCAAAGGAATCAAAGGAAGAATAA
- a CDS encoding KpsF/GutQ family sugar-phosphate isomerase has product MTNKDTLTIVKQALDDEISSLVHFREQLDPSVKECIDLILKSKGKVIVTGVGKSGDIAKKISHTLSSTGTSAYFLHPTDASHGDSGIVGPDDVVLAIGKSGESEELNYILPTLRKIGAKIVGITANAKSKLAELSDVVIITPVLKEACPLDLAPTSSTTIALVLGDAIAVALMELKEFKADDFALYHPAGRLGKRLSLYLTDVMRKGERNASIPIDANLETILKEITEKGIGATGVVDSNSKLVGLITDYDIRKYLTKHTLSPDVTAKEMMNPNPNSFRPDEKAYDVLIKMEGRERPISVAPVVDDKGVFVGMISLHDLLQKGL; this is encoded by the coding sequence ATGACAAATAAAGATACTTTGACTATCGTAAAACAAGCGCTTGACGATGAAATTTCATCTCTTGTTCACTTCCGTGAACAACTAGACCCTTCAGTAAAAGAATGTATCGATCTGATCCTAAAATCAAAAGGAAAAGTAATCGTCACTGGCGTTGGAAAGTCTGGTGATATTGCCAAAAAAATCTCACACACACTTTCTTCGACTGGCACTTCAGCATATTTTTTACACCCGACAGATGCATCTCATGGGGATTCTGGAATTGTTGGTCCCGACGATGTGGTACTTGCCATTGGAAAAAGTGGTGAATCAGAAGAACTGAATTATATCCTACCGACTCTCCGCAAAATCGGAGCAAAAATTGTAGGCATCACTGCAAACGCCAAATCTAAGTTAGCAGAATTATCAGATGTTGTCATTATCACTCCTGTTTTAAAAGAAGCTTGTCCTTTAGATCTTGCTCCTACTTCCAGTACAACAATAGCCCTAGTACTCGGAGATGCGATTGCAGTTGCTTTAATGGAACTTAAAGAATTTAAAGCAGACGATTTTGCATTGTACCATCCTGCTGGCCGATTAGGCAAACGATTGTCCTTATATTTAACGGATGTGATGCGAAAAGGAGAAAGAAATGCCTCTATTCCCATTGATGCAAACCTAGAAACTATTTTAAAAGAAATTACAGAAAAAGGAATTGGTGCTACTGGAGTTGTGGATTCCAATTCAAAACTTGTAGGACTGATTACCGATTATGACATTCGTAAATATCTCACAAAACATACATTATCGCCTGATGTAACCGCAAAAGAAATGATGAACCCAAATCCAAATAGTTTTCGTCCAGATGAAAAGGCTTATGATGTTTTAATTAAAATGGAAGGACGCGAAAGGCCAATTTCTGTTGCTCCTGTTGTGGATGACAAAGGAGTTTTTGTTGGGATGATTTCTCTCCACGATTTATTACAAAAAGGATTATAA
- a CDS encoding UpxY family transcription antiterminator, with product MSETNPQSEESAWYIVYTKPRAEKKLSDLLNKYKIENYLPIRKERKKWTDRFKWIQVPILPSYIFVRIVFWRDKNKVLQLPGSVQFVFHKGQPAIVEQNDLDVLEQGLKDYAESLKMNRELLFQKGKMVKVIDGSFAGKTMEILKVKNKTLVVLRIPGVETVFSYEINMDHLAWEELLV from the coding sequence ATGTCAGAGACTAATCCACAATCGGAAGAAAGTGCATGGTATATAGTTTATACCAAACCACGTGCAGAAAAAAAACTCAGTGACCTTCTGAACAAATACAAAATCGAAAACTACTTACCAATACGGAAAGAACGGAAAAAATGGACAGATCGATTCAAATGGATACAAGTTCCAATATTGCCTTCCTATATTTTTGTAAGGATTGTCTTTTGGAGAGATAAAAATAAGGTCTTACAACTACCAGGATCAGTTCAGTTTGTATTTCATAAAGGGCAACCAGCCATTGTGGAACAAAATGATTTAGATGTTTTGGAACAAGGCCTTAAAGATTATGCGGAATCTTTGAAAATGAACAGAGAACTATTATTTCAAAAAGGCAAAATGGTGAAAGTGATCGATGGTTCTTTTGCTGGTAAAACCATGGAAATTCTTAAAGTAAAAAACAAAACCCTTGTAGTATTAAGAATTCCTGGTGTAGAAACCGTTTTCTCTTATGAGATCAATATGGATCACTTAGCTTGGGAGGAATTACTTGTATGA
- a CDS encoding LIC_10042 family TonB-like protein — protein MAYTDNENGDCILSNKVFHELGMHLLFEGPKYKAIILSIGVHVFILLSYLAMEYRSDIDSTHIKLKEGGNFSSFQLHFSTGLGESKESISPKQSQNDGTKTTEDEISEFQNCLSYPSLALEQKLEDHCVYRLSVKEDGSLEKIAVVTACRYAVFDQQVRRQLSDWKFQYTKGKEFVLPIRFRLDVRD, from the coding sequence ATGGCATATACGGACAATGAAAATGGAGATTGCATTCTCTCCAATAAAGTTTTTCATGAACTTGGAATGCATTTACTCTTTGAAGGACCCAAATATAAGGCAATCATCCTTAGCATTGGGGTGCATGTATTCATTCTTTTGTCTTATTTGGCAATGGAATACCGAAGTGACATAGATTCTACTCACATCAAACTCAAGGAAGGCGGAAATTTTTCCTCTTTCCAACTTCATTTTTCAACTGGATTGGGAGAAAGTAAGGAATCTATTTCGCCAAAACAATCTCAGAATGATGGGACCAAAACCACAGAAGATGAAATCTCTGAATTCCAAAATTGTCTCAGTTACCCCAGTTTGGCATTGGAACAAAAACTAGAAGATCATTGTGTCTACCGACTTTCTGTGAAAGAAGACGGCAGTTTGGAAAAAATTGCAGTGGTCACAGCATGTAGGTATGCGGTTTTTGATCAACAGGTGCGTCGCCAACTTTCCGATTGGAAGTTCCAATACACCAAAGGCAAAGAATTTGTTTTACCCATTAGGTTCCGTTTAGATGTCAGAGACTAA
- the aroC gene encoding chorismate synthase — MPSSWGKIFRVSTYGESHGTSVGVVVDGVPAGLPFPEEEIQKDLTRRRPGQNDLTTPRDEKDRMVVESGVFEGKTTGSPILMKVNNQNTIGSDYDEMAHVFRPSHADYTYSEKYGHRAHVGGGRSSVRETIGRVAAAGLARVILENELGISTVGFVDSIGPIDSLIAEDEYPISRDIVDQFPTRCPKPSANDEMETLIRKLRDEGDSVGGVVKVVVRNLPPGLGDPVYDKLDADLAKAILSISACKGFEVGSGFSGTRQTGSTHNDEFYIEEGTGKVKTRTNRSGGIQGGISNGMDLVIRAAFKPTSTIKKEQKTVNDQNKETILKAKGRHDPCVLPRAVPIVEAVVNLVLVDAYLYQRALQPKWFMKYANLNAIPNQ; from the coding sequence ATGCCATCAAGTTGGGGAAAAATTTTCCGAGTATCTACCTATGGAGAATCTCACGGAACATCCGTAGGAGTTGTTGTGGATGGAGTGCCTGCGGGCCTTCCATTTCCAGAAGAAGAAATCCAAAAAGATCTAACACGTCGTAGACCAGGTCAAAATGATCTGACAACTCCGAGAGATGAAAAAGATCGAATGGTAGTTGAGTCTGGAGTTTTTGAAGGCAAAACCACTGGAAGCCCCATACTCATGAAGGTAAATAACCAAAATACCATTGGCAGTGATTATGATGAGATGGCACATGTGTTTCGCCCGTCTCATGCTGATTATACTTATTCTGAAAAATATGGCCATAGAGCCCATGTAGGTGGTGGTCGTTCCTCTGTTCGCGAAACCATAGGTCGAGTTGCAGCTGCAGGTCTTGCCCGAGTGATTTTAGAAAACGAATTGGGAATTTCAACCGTTGGATTTGTGGATTCGATTGGTCCCATTGATTCCTTGATTGCAGAAGATGAATACCCAATCTCAAGAGACATTGTTGATCAGTTTCCGACACGTTGTCCGAAACCTTCTGCCAATGACGAGATGGAAACTCTCATTCGTAAACTCCGGGATGAAGGAGATTCGGTTGGGGGAGTTGTAAAAGTTGTGGTTCGTAATTTACCTCCAGGACTTGGTGACCCCGTTTATGATAAGTTAGATGCCGACTTAGCCAAAGCCATTTTATCCATTTCGGCTTGTAAGGGATTTGAAGTAGGTTCTGGTTTTTCGGGTACTCGCCAAACAGGTAGTACACACAATGATGAATTTTACATCGAAGAAGGAACGGGCAAAGTTAAAACAAGAACCAATCGTTCTGGTGGAATCCAAGGTGGAATTTCTAACGGGATGGATCTTGTCATTCGAGCTGCTTTTAAACCAACTTCTACAATCAAAAAAGAACAAAAAACAGTGAACGACCAAAATAAAGAAACGATTCTTAAGGCAAAAGGTCGTCATGATCCATGTGTGTTGCCAAGGGCAGTTCCGATTGTCGAAGCTGTCGTAAACCTAGTGTTAGTTGATGCTTACTTATACCAAAGAGCCTTACAACCAAAATGGTTTATGAAGTATGCGAATTTAAACGCCATTCCAAACCAATAG
- a CDS encoding response regulator yields MNRPKVYKILLLEDDESSAKLLLHTLERYNFDVTHVVDGMSGLTKIRNNSYDLVISDVNMPYLDGISFLEKGKDMLKMTPVIMLTAVGEKDQVKRAALSHVTAYLLKPIANQALLEKIAFVLQLKPENIIDKKAFPLQINVTELSISQMQLDIKGCPGKKSTEEIYDRFMLTLAGRGSFTNLRINLDNAFFYEVRALQILDDLIAKILKQTNIRASSLFVDSEFFSNHVVDLQPYAYLSEVNIISK; encoded by the coding sequence ATGAATCGCCCCAAAGTTTATAAAATTTTACTCTTAGAAGACGATGAGAGTAGTGCCAAACTTTTATTACATACTTTAGAGAGATATAACTTTGATGTGACTCATGTTGTAGATGGAATGTCAGGTCTTACCAAAATTCGAAACAATAGTTATGATTTGGTGATCAGCGATGTGAACATGCCCTATCTGGATGGAATCAGTTTTCTCGAAAAAGGAAAGGACATGTTAAAAATGACACCCGTCATCATGCTAACGGCCGTTGGTGAAAAAGACCAAGTGAAACGGGCAGCATTAAGCCATGTCACTGCTTATCTATTAAAACCTATCGCGAACCAAGCCCTCCTCGAAAAAATCGCATTTGTTTTACAGCTGAAACCCGAAAACATTATCGATAAAAAAGCATTTCCATTACAAATCAATGTGACGGAACTCTCCATTTCACAGATGCAACTCGACATCAAAGGTTGTCCTGGTAAAAAATCCACAGAAGAGATATATGACAGGTTTATGCTTACCTTAGCAGGAAGAGGTAGTTTCACCAATTTGAGAATCAATCTCGATAACGCTTTTTTTTATGAAGTCCGTGCTTTACAAATTTTAGATGATTTGATCGCAAAAATTCTAAAACAGACCAATATCAGAGCTAGTTCCCTGTTTGTAGATTCCGAATTTTTTAGTAATCACGTAGTGGACTTACAGCCATACGCTTATCTCTCCGAGGTAAATATAATTTCCAAATGA
- a CDS encoding 2Fe-2S iron-sulfur cluster-binding protein gives MVKIKIDGVEYEVDEKKNLIDATKEVGVEIPYFCYHPALSIVGMCRMCLIEIEGVPRLQAACNTPVKEGMGIITKSDRVKEARAGTMEFLLANHPLDCPVCDKAGECRLQDNAFGSGSGHSRFEFEKRNIPQEEIGTNLIINHNRCIVCYRCVRFEEEKVGESNLGLFERGNHSIIGLAKSEPINHNYQGALADICPVGALLNNKTLFKSRVWWYKSHKSVCHGCSTGCNVTTNVRDNKMYRYMVRENFEQGMFFLCDKGRFDLDWMNENRLFSYLENGKNSTSQVVISKIIDRLKEAKSIAVLGGAHESNETLATLKQNLNSLSQALGGKSIQWETRVTDAQNKETEQVDFLLTKDNHPNTKGAIDLGLTTPSGITGIVSAVKQGSVDLVILIKESIPEGIDPSKVICFDTNLTDTAKNACLAAPIQIFCEHEGSFTNKNGLKQNFEKSMNPIQGLLTSAGVVEQILNTMTKKMEASVGNR, from the coding sequence TTGGTTAAGATAAAGATAGACGGAGTCGAATACGAAGTCGACGAAAAGAAAAACCTCATTGATGCAACAAAAGAAGTAGGAGTCGAAATTCCTTACTTCTGTTACCACCCAGCTCTGAGCATTGTCGGTATGTGCCGTATGTGTCTCATTGAGATTGAAGGTGTACCTCGGTTACAAGCCGCATGTAATACTCCTGTAAAAGAGGGAATGGGTATCATTACCAAATCTGATCGTGTGAAAGAAGCACGCGCAGGTACCATGGAATTCCTTCTCGCCAATCACCCGTTAGATTGTCCTGTTTGTGATAAAGCAGGAGAATGCCGTTTGCAAGACAACGCATTTGGTTCTGGATCTGGCCATTCTCGTTTTGAATTTGAAAAACGAAATATCCCACAAGAAGAAATTGGAACGAACCTCATCATCAATCACAATCGTTGTATCGTTTGTTATCGTTGTGTTCGTTTTGAAGAAGAAAAAGTTGGGGAATCGAACTTAGGTCTTTTTGAAAGAGGGAACCATTCCATCATTGGTCTTGCAAAATCAGAACCAATTAATCATAATTACCAAGGTGCCCTTGCAGACATTTGTCCTGTGGGAGCCCTTCTTAATAACAAAACACTTTTTAAATCACGTGTTTGGTGGTATAAATCGCACAAATCAGTATGCCATGGTTGTTCCACTGGTTGTAATGTAACCACGAATGTACGAGACAATAAAATGTATCGATACATGGTACGTGAAAATTTTGAACAAGGAATGTTTTTCCTTTGTGACAAAGGTCGGTTTGATTTGGATTGGATGAACGAAAACCGTTTGTTCAGTTATTTGGAAAATGGAAAAAATTCCACATCACAAGTTGTGATATCTAAAATCATCGATCGATTGAAAGAAGCAAAATCCATTGCCGTTCTCGGTGGTGCTCACGAATCCAACGAAACTTTAGCAACACTCAAACAAAACCTAAATTCCCTCTCACAAGCATTAGGTGGCAAATCCATCCAATGGGAAACTCGTGTGACGGATGCTCAAAATAAAGAAACTGAACAGGTAGACTTTTTACTCACAAAAGACAACCACCCGAATACAAAAGGAGCAATTGACTTAGGTCTTACAACTCCTTCTGGAATTACTGGGATTGTTTCAGCAGTCAAACAGGGTTCCGTTGATTTAGTGATCCTGATCAAAGAATCCATTCCAGAAGGCATCGATCCATCTAAGGTGATTTGTTTTGATACCAATTTGACTGATACTGCGAAAAACGCATGTTTGGCGGCACCAATTCAAATTTTCTGTGAACATGAGGGCAGTTTTACCAACAAAAACGGCCTCAAACAGAACTTTGAAAAGTCAATGAATCCCATCCAAGGGTTGTTAACCTCTGCTGGTGTTGTTGAGCAAATTCTGAATACGATGACTAAAAAAATGGAGGCATCCGTTGGGAACCGTTAA
- a CDS encoding NuoI/complex I 23 kDa subunit family protein, with protein sequence MGTVNVVNVAKKHQFSWYEKFYFWSIGKGLWITLKHFVKVALFNKQVTIEYPDKKRQYSTRFRGMHSMKRDEQGRERCTACFCCMWICPANAIHIEAAEVTSERQHLHPEDKYAKKFEINLLRCIFCGLCEEACPKGAIYLDGTGEMAADNREDLFLTKERMMEKTGGPILGQRN encoded by the coding sequence TTGGGAACCGTTAATGTCGTCAACGTAGCCAAAAAACACCAGTTTTCTTGGTATGAAAAATTTTACTTTTGGTCCATAGGCAAAGGCCTTTGGATCACACTCAAACATTTTGTAAAAGTTGCTTTGTTTAACAAACAGGTAACGATTGAATACCCTGATAAAAAACGTCAGTATTCCACAAGGTTTCGCGGGATGCACTCGATGAAACGAGATGAACAGGGTAGGGAACGATGCACTGCATGTTTTTGTTGTATGTGGATTTGCCCTGCCAATGCCATTCACATCGAAGCTGCAGAAGTGACTTCTGAACGCCAACACCTCCACCCCGAAGATAAATATGCCAAAAAATTTGAAATCAATTTACTTCGTTGCATCTTTTGTGGGTTATGCGAAGAGGCATGTCCGAAAGGAGCCATTTATTTGGATGGAACGGGTGAGATGGCGGCCGACAACCGAGAAGATTTGTTTTTGACCAAAGAAAGAATGATGGAAAAAACAGGTGGTCCCATCCTCGGACAAAGGAATTAA
- a CDS encoding acetyl-CoA C-acetyltransferase — protein sequence MGNSYIIDAVRTPRGKGKKRGTLASVHPQELAAATLKAIQTRTGIDPKTVEEVVMGCVSQVADQAACIARYAVMAAHWPKDVPGYTVNRFCGSGLQALNNVANHVASGAMEIGVGGGVESMSRVKMGDDMLGRDFNVGNDKIASHYNLVPQGISADLIATKYDISREEADRFAESSQQKAHAAIQNGYFKKSVIPITLDDGTVVTEEENPRLESDYAFLSGLGPVFKTIGEKELDAIALRSYPEIKKINHIHTLGNSSGIVDGAAAILVTNDDGLKKYGLKPRAKILATVATGEDPTIMLTGPVSASQKALKQAGLSVKDIDLWEINEAFASVVLYVKKTLGIDESKINVNGGAIALGHPLGATGAILTGTVLDELERRDLRYGLITLCIGGGMGIATIIERLK from the coding sequence ATGGGGAATTCCTATATTATTGATGCTGTCCGAACTCCGAGAGGAAAGGGCAAAAAACGTGGGACACTTGCATCCGTCCATCCACAAGAATTAGCTGCTGCCACATTAAAAGCCATCCAAACCCGAACAGGAATCGATCCAAAAACGGTAGAAGAAGTTGTAATGGGTTGTGTATCCCAAGTTGCTGACCAAGCGGCATGTATCGCTCGTTACGCGGTTATGGCTGCACATTGGCCAAAAGATGTTCCTGGTTATACAGTAAACCGCTTCTGCGGTTCTGGATTACAAGCTCTTAACAACGTAGCAAACCATGTTGCTTCCGGAGCAATGGAAATTGGCGTTGGTGGTGGAGTTGAATCCATGAGCCGTGTGAAAATGGGTGATGATATGCTTGGTCGTGACTTCAATGTTGGTAACGATAAAATTGCTTCTCATTACAATCTTGTTCCACAAGGGATTTCTGCTGACTTAATTGCTACGAAGTATGATATTTCTCGTGAAGAGGCAGATCGTTTTGCAGAATCTTCACAACAAAAAGCTCATGCAGCAATCCAAAATGGTTACTTCAAAAAATCTGTGATCCCAATTACATTGGATGATGGAACTGTTGTAACAGAAGAAGAGAATCCACGATTGGAATCCGATTATGCTTTCCTTTCTGGACTTGGTCCTGTTTTCAAAACAATTGGTGAAAAAGAACTCGATGCAATTGCACTTCGTTCTTATCCAGAAATCAAAAAAATCAATCACATTCATACACTTGGTAACTCATCTGGTATCGTGGATGGTGCAGCAGCGATTTTAGTAACAAATGATGATGGATTAAAAAAATACGGATTAAAACCTCGTGCAAAAATCCTTGCGACTGTTGCTACTGGTGAAGACCCAACCATCATGTTAACTGGTCCAGTTTCTGCTTCACAAAAAGCATTAAAACAAGCTGGTCTTAGTGTAAAAGACATTGACCTTTGGGAAATCAACGAAGCATTCGCATCTGTAGTGTTATACGTTAAGAAAACACTCGGAATTGATGAATCCAAAATCAACGTAAATGGTGGAGCGATTGCCCTTGGACACCCACTCGGAGCAACTGGTGCAATTCTTACAGGAACTGTACTTGACGAGTTGGAAAGAAGAGACCTTCGTTATGGACTCATCACACTTTGTATTGGTGGTGGTATGGGTATTGCAACAATCATCGAACGATTGAAGTAA
- a CDS encoding winged helix-turn-helix transcriptional regulator translates to MEIAKKRSECPLSCSLDIFGDKWSLLIMRDMMFFNKSTFGDFAKSQEGIATNILTARLQNLEEHNLIEKLEHPTSKAKVLYKLTNKAIDLLPIIIEIQLWADKYMEIPAEIKAQIKEAKKNKDEFIMAMTKKLKKQITS, encoded by the coding sequence ATGGAAATTGCCAAAAAAAGGTCGGAATGCCCACTCAGCTGTTCACTGGACATATTTGGTGACAAGTGGTCTTTACTCATCATGCGAGATATGATGTTCTTTAATAAATCTACATTCGGCGATTTTGCAAAGTCGCAGGAAGGTATCGCAACAAACATCCTAACGGCAAGACTTCAAAATTTAGAAGAACACAACCTCATCGAGAAATTGGAACATCCAACGAGTAAAGCGAAAGTATTGTATAAACTAACAAACAAAGCAATCGATCTTCTTCCAATCATCATTGAAATCCAGTTATGGGCTGACAAGTACATGGAAATCCCAGCCGAAATCAAAGCGCAGATCAAAGAAGCTAAGAAAAACAAGGACGAATTCATTATGGCAATGACAAAAAAACTTAAGAAACAAATCACAAGTTGA